One window of the Rhodohalobacter sp. SW132 genome contains the following:
- a CDS encoding alpha-amylase family glycosyl hydrolase — protein MEVSDTIQTPGVSVQDNSTHFCFYCKDARSVHCEIFDRYDQKNGTKKKMQIDSDGYWHLTIDEDLTGKWYGYRVEHPKELAITNPYKGELFADPYSKHVTTLNRYDQRAKSYIFNDTFDWEDDRHQFPDDPRDLVIYETHLKDLTAHPSSGAKGDGFYNKFIDLNQKGGIAHLKKLGVNCVEFLPLQKFAPQEPPYGEETTEGFFNSWNPYSENYWGYMTSFFHSPETSFASDREEKISGLTTASVTEFKQLVKELHKHGITVLMDVVYNHTSLFDLNPCTHLCSHTYLRYNEKGQLMNRSGTGNEYKSEAPIARDLIISSLKHWVEEYHVDGFRFDLAALLDQKSWNVIRTEMHDINPGIVLIAEPWGGYYSPSAFSEHNWSSWNDRIRNSIKGSDPQHDRGFIFSEWQHETGRGRLENLFRGTLKGADGGLYETSLHSVNYLESHDGYTLADFIRIGLQPELQDQKIENPVDFNKLDEQQMEHAKLAALSLFCAQGITMIHAGQEFGRSKIIAVSDADDPDIGKMDHNSYQKDNETNWLNFDVLAQNRELFDYYKGLIKIRKEAPSLRKSEPNDICFDHYNNPLLLTFRVSGKSTGDMFDYYIILNGNWSDPADVTLPPGSWELLANKQMASSQAIDILSGNLEVPAKGGMLFRKLRHQNH, from the coding sequence ATGGAAGTAAGCGATACGATTCAGACACCCGGAGTTTCGGTACAGGATAACTCCACACATTTCTGTTTTTACTGCAAAGATGCCCGCAGTGTTCACTGCGAAATATTTGACCGGTACGATCAGAAAAATGGAACTAAAAAGAAGATGCAGATCGATTCTGATGGCTACTGGCATCTTACAATTGATGAGGACCTAACCGGAAAGTGGTACGGTTATCGGGTAGAACACCCCAAAGAACTTGCAATAACGAATCCTTATAAAGGGGAGCTTTTTGCCGATCCCTACAGTAAACATGTAACTACGCTGAACCGGTACGATCAGCGGGCAAAATCCTATATATTCAATGACACGTTTGACTGGGAAGACGACCGGCATCAATTTCCGGATGATCCCAGGGACCTCGTGATCTACGAAACTCACCTTAAGGATCTCACAGCCCACCCATCGAGCGGTGCGAAAGGTGATGGATTTTATAATAAATTCATCGACCTGAACCAAAAAGGCGGCATCGCCCACCTGAAGAAACTGGGCGTAAACTGTGTGGAGTTTCTGCCCCTCCAGAAATTTGCCCCTCAGGAGCCACCCTACGGTGAAGAAACAACCGAAGGCTTTTTTAACTCCTGGAATCCCTACAGTGAAAATTACTGGGGATACATGACCTCATTTTTCCACTCACCGGAAACATCCTTTGCTTCTGATCGAGAGGAAAAGATTTCGGGTCTGACAACAGCGTCGGTTACCGAGTTTAAACAATTGGTTAAAGAGCTCCACAAACACGGAATTACCGTTTTGATGGATGTTGTCTACAATCATACCTCCCTTTTTGATTTAAATCCGTGTACTCATTTATGTTCACATACCTACCTGAGGTACAACGAAAAAGGTCAGCTGATGAACCGGAGCGGAACCGGAAACGAATATAAATCAGAAGCGCCTATTGCCCGGGATCTGATTATCAGTTCTCTTAAACACTGGGTTGAAGAGTATCATGTAGATGGATTCCGTTTTGACCTGGCTGCCCTGCTGGATCAAAAATCCTGGAATGTAATCCGCACGGAAATGCACGATATTAATCCGGGTATTGTACTGATTGCCGAACCCTGGGGCGGATACTACTCTCCATCGGCTTTCTCGGAGCACAACTGGTCCTCCTGGAACGACCGGATCCGAAACAGCATCAAAGGTTCCGACCCGCAGCACGACCGTGGTTTTATCTTTTCGGAGTGGCAGCACGAAACCGGACGAGGCCGCCTTGAAAATCTTTTCAGAGGAACTTTAAAAGGTGCCGATGGCGGGCTGTATGAAACATCGCTGCACAGCGTAAACTATCTGGAAAGTCATGACGGATATACGCTTGCCGATTTTATACGAATCGGACTGCAGCCTGAACTACAGGATCAAAAAATTGAGAATCCGGTTGATTTCAATAAATTAGATGAGCAGCAAATGGAGCACGCAAAGCTGGCAGCACTCAGTCTGTTTTGTGCCCAGGGAATCACCATGATTCATGCAGGCCAGGAGTTTGGCAGATCAAAAATCATCGCAGTTTCCGATGCTGATGATCCGGATATTGGAAAAATGGATCATAACAGCTATCAGAAAGATAACGAGACAAACTGGCTCAATTTTGATGTGCTGGCTCAAAACCGGGAGCTTTTTGATTACTACAAAGGGTTAATCAAAATTCGGAAGGAAGCACCTTCCCTGAGAAAATCGGAACCCAATGACATCTGTTTCGACCACTACAACAACCCGCTGCTGCTAACCTTCAGGGTTTCCGGAAAATCAACCGGCGATATGTTCGATTACTATATTATTCTAAATGGCAACTGGTCTGATCCCGCTGATGTAACCCTTCCTCCCGGGTCATGGGAACTGCTTGCAAATAAACAGATGGCATCGTCGCAAGCAATTGATATATTAAGCGGAAATTTAGAAGTTCCGGCTAAAGGTGGTATGCTGTTCCGGAAGTTGAGGCATCAGAACCATTAA